A region of Gemmatimonadaceae bacterium DNA encodes the following proteins:
- a CDS encoding PIN domain-containing protein — MAAARRSLLDVNVLIALLDASHVSHVAATTWFAKAGGDGGWASCPITQNGCIRVMSQPTYANPHPVAAIAERLREAVATPAHQFWPDDLSLLASTRVDFSRIHGGRQLTDVYLLALAVEREGQLVTFDRAVPLAAVAGATTEHLLVL; from the coding sequence GTGGCCGCCGCGCGCCGATCGCTGTTGGACGTGAACGTCCTCATTGCGCTGCTGGATGCGTCGCATGTGTCGCATGTTGCCGCGACTACGTGGTTCGCGAAGGCGGGCGGCGACGGCGGGTGGGCGTCGTGCCCGATCACGCAGAACGGCTGCATCCGCGTGATGTCGCAGCCGACGTATGCGAATCCGCATCCGGTGGCGGCGATTGCCGAACGGTTGCGCGAGGCGGTCGCGACGCCGGCGCACCAGTTCTGGCCCGATGATCTCTCACTGTTGGCCAGCACGCGCGTGGACTTTTCGCGCATTCACGGCGGACGTCAATTGACCGACGTGTACCTGTTGGCACTGGCGGTCGAGCGCGAGGGGCAGCTGGTGACGTTCGATCGCGCTGTACCGCTGGCGGCGGTGGCGGGAGCGACGACGGAGCACCTGCTGGTGCTCTGA
- a CDS encoding FliA/WhiG family RNA polymerase sigma factor — MNAQLWQAYQAGNQTARDRLLEEHLGLVHHVARQVSRTLAVRADFDELVSAGTIGLMTALEGFDATRGLAFSTFAAPRIRGAILDELRKQDHVPRSIRRKTREIAAAREAFQKEHGHAPEDRELAATLGVDLETLWRWQADVESANQIPLDRAPGERENASPVPAETLTSDESNGVEEALTHEQEVSHLKDAIMRLKEQERVVLSLYYFEELKLHEIAKVLELTESRVSQIRSKALSKLRVELRPLRETVA; from the coding sequence ATGAACGCCCAGCTCTGGCAAGCGTATCAGGCCGGTAATCAGACCGCCCGTGATCGACTCCTCGAAGAGCATCTCGGTCTGGTGCACCATGTGGCCCGTCAGGTGTCGCGCACGCTGGCCGTGCGCGCCGACTTCGATGAACTCGTGAGCGCCGGGACGATCGGCCTCATGACCGCCCTCGAAGGGTTCGACGCCACCCGCGGCCTCGCCTTCAGTACGTTCGCGGCGCCCCGCATTCGCGGCGCGATCCTCGACGAACTGCGCAAGCAGGACCATGTGCCGCGGTCGATTCGCCGCAAGACGCGCGAGATTGCGGCCGCCCGTGAAGCGTTCCAGAAGGAACACGGTCACGCCCCCGAAGATCGCGAGCTCGCGGCCACGCTGGGCGTGGATCTCGAAACGCTCTGGCGCTGGCAGGCCGACGTGGAAAGCGCGAATCAGATTCCGCTCGATCGCGCCCCGGGCGAGCGGGAGAATGCGTCGCCGGTCCCCGCCGAAACGCTGACCAGCGACGAGTCGAACGGCGTGGAAGAGGCGCTGACGCACGAACAGGAAGTGTCGCACCTGAAGGACGCCATCATGCGGCTCAAGGAGCAGGAGCGCGTGGTGCTCTCGCTCTATTACTTCGAGGAACTCAAGCTCCACGAGATCGCGAAGGTGCTCGAGCTGACCGAATCGCGCGTGTCGCAGATCCGGAGCAAGGCGCTCAGCAAGCTGCGCGTGGAACTCCGCCCGTTGCGGGAGACCGTCGCATGA
- a CDS encoding carboxypeptidase-like regulatory domain-containing protein, translating into MSRPAMQWLRAHSALMCFVAAGLCPPLNAVHAQPVVITGLAYDSLHTRPLAGALVTIEGTGRSALSDANGRFRFDSVAAGS; encoded by the coding sequence ATGTCCCGTCCAGCAATGCAATGGCTCCGCGCGCACAGCGCGCTGATGTGTTTCGTCGCGGCTGGACTCTGTCCGCCGCTGAACGCCGTGCACGCCCAGCCCGTGGTAATTACTGGACTGGCGTACGACAGCCTCCACACACGCCCGCTCGCCGGTGCGTTGGTGACAATCGAAGGCACGGGGCGCAGTGCGCTGAGTGATGCGAACGGACGCTTTCGCTTCGACAGCGTGGCGGCAGGGAGTTAA
- a CDS encoding carboxypeptidase-like regulatory domain-containing protein codes for MQHDAFDAIGLNGASRAVRVVREDIPVVLALPSFATLWSRLCGSTAPAHDTLLVFGSVRLAAGDTVSRASLVGTGEWIELSGKGKSLADIGQRRLRREASVDTSGSYALCGLPMGVPLTLAFAASANDSLRRVAITMAPTTERVARQDIVLPSGGAARAALGVLRGVVRNARGAGIAGASVTVGEFEGVRSDDSGRYVLRGIPEGTHQLEVMAIGYQVASRPVVIDATSPAVIDVSLSAVTRLEAIKVEATVLAERTRAIEERIRAGFGYHRDSTVMRDFPGVPEVLDSIPGVRMRRVGTRVVVSGPCPNWDIRIDGIPGDTDDLRALDPRDVAMMEVYTRNPPSELMTGRRGCPLLVWTKRGLGRQH; via the coding sequence GTGCAGCACGATGCGTTCGACGCGATCGGGCTCAATGGGGCGTCGCGCGCGGTGCGGGTTGTGCGTGAGGACATTCCTGTGGTGCTGGCACTCCCGAGCTTCGCCACGCTCTGGTCACGGCTGTGCGGCTCCACGGCACCGGCGCACGACACGCTGCTGGTGTTTGGCAGTGTGCGGCTCGCGGCGGGCGATACCGTGAGTCGCGCATCGCTCGTGGGCACGGGCGAATGGATCGAGCTCAGCGGAAAGGGGAAGTCGCTGGCCGACATCGGGCAGCGACGATTGCGCCGCGAGGCGAGCGTGGACACCAGCGGAAGCTATGCGCTCTGCGGATTACCGATGGGGGTGCCGCTCACACTGGCGTTTGCGGCGTCGGCCAACGACTCGCTGCGGCGGGTGGCGATCACCATGGCGCCGACGACGGAGCGCGTGGCGCGGCAGGACATCGTGCTCCCGAGTGGCGGCGCGGCGCGCGCGGCGCTCGGCGTGCTGCGCGGCGTGGTGCGTAATGCTCGGGGCGCAGGGATCGCTGGCGCGAGCGTGACGGTCGGTGAGTTCGAAGGGGTGCGCAGCGACGATAGTGGCCGCTACGTGCTGCGCGGCATTCCGGAGGGTACGCACCAACTCGAGGTGATGGCGATCGGCTATCAAGTGGCATCGCGACCGGTGGTCATCGACGCCACCTCACCAGCCGTGATCGACGTATCGCTGAGCGCGGTCACGCGCCTCGAGGCGATCAAGGTCGAAGCAACGGTGCTCGCCGAGCGCACGAGGGCGATTGAAGAGCGCATCAGAGCAGGCTTCGGCTATCACCGGGATTCGACCGTGATGCGCGACTTCCCAGGCGTTCCCGAGGTGCTCGACAGCATTCCCGGCGTTCGCATGCGGCGAGTGGGTACACGCGTCGTGGTCAGTGGGCCGTGCCCGAACTGGGACATCCGCATTGATGGTATCCCCGGCGACACGGACGATCTGCGCGCGCTCGATCCTCGCGATGTGGCGATGATGGAGGTGTATACGCGCAACCCGCCGAGCGAACTGATGACCGGTCGCCGTGGCTGTCCGCTGCTCGTCTGGACCAAACGCGGACTGGGGCGCCAGCACTAG
- the flhA gene encoding flagellar biosynthesis protein FlhA has protein sequence MTSAALPIPNAGAVAPGKRADVALALAVVLVLALIIVPLPPALLDLCLAASIGASLAVLLVALSTTNPLDFSSFPALLLLLTLFRIGLNVSSTRLILTEAHAGRVIQAFGSFVIGGNYAVGIVIFLILLGINFIVITKGAGRIAEVAARFTLDAMPGKQMAIDADLSAGLIDEKEARTRRDEIARTADFYGAMDGASKYVKGDAILGILVLVVNILGGIFIGVVQRGMPLGKAGATYTILTVGDGLVSQIPALIISTAAGLMVTAATGTDRMGTVLGKQLGGHPRAMYIVAGVLGAFALVPAVPMFPFAALAAGAIALGKVAEKAEKSRMAMAALTSTPVEAVEAPAPADPMRDLLQIDPLELEVGYALIPLIDAGQGGDLLERISLLRKQAAVELGILVPPIRIRDDISLPANEYVIKLRGSEVARAEVLPRFVMALNTGGVVAEIDGMETVDPSFGMPAKWVNSARKSEAEALGYVVVEPTTVVATHLLETLKNSAADLLGRQEVQEMVETLKKSHPALVEEIIPGKVSLSVLHRVLQRLLRERVPIRDLVTILEALGDGADSTKDPEALTELVRKALTNVIARMFADQTGSVRGITIGSRLESALLGLFSPRQSQPNAPMLTPELLAGLLRELNHLASTYAVDGRPLPLITPPSLRVGVRRLIEPVLPSLPVVSLAELPAQITLSSVATWEMTHG, from the coding sequence ATGACGTCCGCCGCACTGCCGATTCCGAATGCCGGCGCCGTGGCGCCGGGCAAGCGCGCCGATGTGGCGCTGGCGCTGGCCGTCGTGCTGGTGCTCGCGCTCATCATCGTGCCGCTCCCGCCGGCGCTGCTCGACCTCTGCCTCGCGGCCAGCATCGGCGCGTCACTCGCCGTGCTGCTCGTGGCGCTGTCCACGACCAATCCGCTCGACTTCAGCAGCTTCCCCGCGCTGCTCCTGCTCCTCACGCTCTTCCGTATCGGCCTCAACGTCAGCTCCACGCGCCTCATCCTCACGGAAGCGCACGCGGGGCGCGTCATTCAGGCGTTCGGCAGCTTCGTTATCGGCGGCAACTATGCCGTCGGTATCGTCATCTTCCTCATCCTGCTGGGCATCAACTTCATCGTCATCACCAAGGGTGCCGGGCGTATCGCCGAAGTGGCGGCGCGCTTCACCCTCGATGCGATGCCCGGCAAGCAGATGGCCATCGACGCCGACCTGTCGGCCGGCCTGATCGACGAAAAGGAAGCCCGAACCCGCCGTGACGAGATCGCGCGCACCGCCGACTTCTACGGCGCGATGGACGGTGCCTCCAAGTACGTGAAGGGCGATGCCATCCTCGGCATCCTCGTCCTCGTCGTGAACATCCTCGGCGGCATCTTCATTGGCGTCGTGCAGCGCGGCATGCCGCTCGGCAAGGCCGGTGCGACGTACACCATCCTTACGGTTGGTGATGGTCTGGTGTCGCAGATCCCGGCGCTGATCATCTCGACCGCCGCCGGTCTCATGGTCACCGCCGCGACCGGCACCGACCGGATGGGCACGGTGCTGGGCAAGCAGCTCGGCGGGCACCCGCGTGCGATGTACATCGTCGCCGGCGTGCTCGGCGCGTTCGCGCTCGTCCCGGCCGTCCCGATGTTCCCCTTTGCGGCGCTCGCCGCCGGGGCCATCGCGCTGGGCAAGGTGGCCGAGAAGGCCGAGAAGTCGCGGATGGCCATGGCCGCGCTCACCAGCACCCCCGTGGAAGCGGTGGAAGCGCCGGCGCCCGCCGATCCGATGCGCGATCTGCTGCAGATCGATCCGCTCGAACTCGAAGTGGGCTATGCGCTCATTCCGCTCATCGACGCGGGCCAGGGCGGCGACCTGCTCGAACGCATCTCCCTGCTGCGCAAGCAGGCGGCGGTGGAACTCGGCATCCTCGTGCCGCCCATCCGCATTCGCGACGATATCAGCCTCCCCGCCAACGAGTACGTCATCAAGCTGCGCGGCTCCGAAGTCGCCCGCGCCGAAGTGCTGCCGCGCTTTGTCATGGCGCTCAACACCGGTGGCGTGGTCGCCGAGATCGATGGCATGGAAACGGTGGACCCGAGCTTCGGCATGCCGGCCAAGTGGGTCAACAGCGCGCGCAAGTCGGAAGCGGAAGCGCTCGGCTATGTCGTCGTTGAACCGACCACGGTCGTCGCCACCCACCTGCTCGAGACGCTCAAGAACAGCGCCGCCGATCTCCTCGGCCGGCAGGAAGTGCAGGAGATGGTGGAGACGCTCAAGAAGTCGCACCCCGCGCTCGTGGAGGAGATCATCCCCGGCAAGGTGTCGCTCAGCGTGCTGCACCGCGTACTCCAGCGCCTGCTCCGCGAGCGCGTCCCCATTCGCGACCTCGTCACGATCCTCGAAGCGCTCGGCGATGGCGCCGACAGCACCAAGGATCCCGAGGCGCTCACGGAACTCGTCCGCAAGGCACTCACCAACGTCATCGCCCGCATGTTCGCCGACCAGACCGGCAGCGTGCGCGGCATCACGATCGGGTCGCGTCTCGAGAGCGCGCTGCTCGGCCTCTTCTCGCCGCGGCAGTCGCAACCGAACGCGCCGATGCTCACGCCGGAGCTCCTCGCCGGGCTGCTGCGTGAACTCAATCACCTGGCGTCCACCTATGCGGTGGATGGCCGTCCGTTGCCGCTCATCACGCCGCCGTCGCTGCGTGTTGGCGTGCGGCGCCTGATCGAACCGGTGCTGCCGAGCCTCCCGGTGGTTTCGCTCGCCGAACTGCCGGCGCAGATCACCCTCAGCAGCGTTGCCACGTGGGAGATGACCCATGGCTGA